One genomic window of Campylobacter sp. MG1 includes the following:
- a CDS encoding restriction endonuclease subunit S — protein MSIRWEEVRLGDICSIQMCKRIFKDETTQEGEIPFYKIGTIGDKADAYISKELFLEYKNKFNYPKKGEVLITCSGTVGKCIVFDGHDSYYQDSNIVWLRLKDNIMDNSFLYYFLSNHKWDNLGQTTIKRIYSDDLKNITIKLPPLKEQEKIAEILSSCDEHIKNLKNLKSELEKEKLHLMNELLSGKTRFANFTTPWQEVAIKDIFQEYTKLNSDNYDQYTIGKNGIKPFEDKRHSITNHKTFKKNDLIIGIGIDEVNININIENGCCSPIYHIYNLNEEKLNPIFGYFAIKTLIQPIKGKIIKTSTRRQFEFTHSEFLKYFLILPSLEEQKKIGEVLSACDEHLECLNELITAQTTLKSHLLTELLTGNIRVQND, from the coding sequence ATGAGTATTCGTTGGGAAGAAGTAAGGCTGGGGGATATTTGTTCTATTCAAATGTGTAAAAGAATATTTAAAGATGAAACTACACAAGAAGGAGAAATCCCATTTTATAAAATAGGAACAATCGGAGATAAAGCAGACGCTTACATTAGCAAAGAATTATTTTTGGAATACAAAAATAAATTTAATTATCCTAAAAAGGGCGAAGTTCTTATAACTTGCTCGGGAACAGTTGGTAAGTGCATTGTGTTTGACGGGCATGATTCGTATTATCAAGATTCAAATATTGTTTGGCTTAGATTAAAAGACAATATAATGGATAATTCATTTTTATATTATTTTCTAAGCAATCATAAGTGGGATAATCTAGGGCAAACAACTATCAAAAGGATTTATAGTGATGATTTAAAAAATATAACAATAAAACTCCCACCACTAAAAGAGCAAGAGAAAATCGCCGAGATTTTAAGTAGTTGCGATGAGCATATAAAAAATCTAAAGAATTTAAAATCGGAATTAGAAAAAGAAAAACTCCACCTAATGAACGAGCTACTAAGTGGCAAAACCCGTTTTGCCAACTTCACCACCCCTTGGCAAGAAGTAGCTATTAAAGATATTTTTCAAGAATATACAAAATTAAATTCTGATAATTACGACCAATATACGATAGGTAAAAATGGAATAAAACCATTTGAAGATAAACGCCATAGTATAACCAATCATAAAACATTTAAAAAAAATGATTTAATTATAGGTATAGGAATTGATGAGGTTAATATAAATATAAATATTGAGAATGGGTGTTGTAGCCCAATTTATCATATTTACAATTTAAATGAAGAAAAGCTCAATCCTATTTTTGGTTATTTCGCAATTAAAACACTTATTCAGCCAATTAAAGGAAAAATAATAAAAACTTCAACTAGAAGACAATTTGAATTTACTCATAGTGAATTTTTAAAATATTTTTTAATACTTCCAAGCCTAGAAGAGCAGAAGAAGATAGGGGAAGTCTTAAGTGCGTGTGATGAGCATTTGGAGTGCCTAAACGAGCTAATA
- a CDS encoding type I restriction-modification system subunit M: protein MKQTNEITDLNSTKIHEINSEQKAEQVSTEPTIATDPQSTEANSSTTEQNQTTPTPKTTTAQINAKLWDACNTFRGLMDGSDYKDYILTMLFIKYLSDTYTEKITELKAKSCGIDSVYKALLNQLDFKLEEHSTFAYLQEHKNATNLGELINTALSSLETLNKEKLEGIFTHIDFNNPSKLGDTQQRNTTLKQLINDFSSLDLRPSCLENKDIIGDAYEYLIAKFASDSGKKGGEFYTPSMVSVLLAELVGIKDGEEIYDPTCGSGSLLLKASQKGTNNFIYGQEKNAQTYALCVMNMFLHNIPNPKIKWGDTLTNPLHLDANGDLRRFSKIVANPPFSLDKWGYEELKEDRFSRFNYGMPPKSKGDYAFLLHMIKSLKNGGTLGVVMPHGVLFRGSSEGKIRASLIKQGYLKAIIGLPSNLFYGTSIPACIMIFSKEQNEKVIFIDASSCYEKGKNQNTLKDIDKILKAYHGNTDINGFCKVVSLDEIEQNDFNLNIPRYVVVEDETLQIDYIELKEQISSLNAKLELSNAKLQGYLKELGL, encoded by the coding sequence ATGAAACAAACAAACGAAATTACGGATTTAAATTCTACAAAAATACACGAAATAAATTCCGAGCAAAAAGCCGAACAAGTAAGCACAGAGCCGACCATAGCGACCGACCCGCAAAGCACCGAAGCCAACTCAAGCACCACCGAACAAAACCAAACCACCCCAACCCCCAAAACCACTACCGCCCAGATAAACGCCAAACTCTGGGACGCGTGCAACACCTTCCGTGGGCTAATGGACGGCAGTGATTACAAAGACTACATTCTCACCATGCTATTTATCAAATACCTAAGCGACACCTACACCGAAAAAATCACCGAGCTAAAAGCCAAAAGCTGTGGCATCGACTCAGTCTATAAAGCCCTGCTAAATCAACTAGATTTTAAACTTGAAGAACACTCAACATTCGCCTACCTACAAGAGCACAAAAACGCCACCAACCTAGGCGAGCTAATCAACACCGCCCTAAGTAGCCTAGAAACGCTAAACAAAGAAAAGCTAGAAGGCATATTCACCCACATAGATTTCAATAACCCTTCCAAGCTAGGCGACACTCAGCAAAGAAACACCACCCTAAAACAGCTCATAAACGACTTTTCAAGCCTTGATTTACGCCCAAGCTGTTTAGAAAACAAAGACATCATAGGCGACGCATACGAGTATCTAATCGCAAAATTCGCAAGCGATTCAGGCAAAAAGGGCGGCGAGTTTTACACCCCTAGCATGGTGAGCGTCCTACTTGCCGAGCTAGTCGGTATCAAAGACGGCGAAGAGATATACGACCCTACTTGTGGCTCAGGCTCACTTTTACTAAAAGCAAGTCAAAAAGGCACAAACAACTTTATCTACGGACAAGAAAAAAACGCCCAAACCTACGCCCTATGCGTTATGAATATGTTCTTACACAATATCCCAAATCCTAAGATAAAGTGGGGCGACACACTCACAAATCCACTTCACCTAGATGCTAACGGCGATTTAAGACGCTTTAGCAAAATAGTCGCAAACCCACCTTTTAGCCTTGATAAATGGGGCTATGAAGAGCTAAAAGAGGATAGATTTTCAAGGTTTAACTACGGTATGCCACCTAAAAGCAAGGGCGATTATGCCTTTTTACTCCACATGATAAAGTCTTTAAAAAACGGCGGAACCTTAGGCGTAGTAATGCCCCACGGAGTGCTATTTCGTGGCTCAAGCGAGGGCAAAATAAGAGCAAGTCTTATAAAACAAGGCTACCTAAAAGCCATCATCGGACTTCCAAGCAACCTTTTTTATGGCACGAGCATACCGGCATGTATCATGATTTTTAGCAAGGAGCAAAACGAAAAAGTGATTTTCATAGACGCAAGCTCTTGCTATGAAAAAGGCAAAAACCAAAACACCCTAAAAGACATTGACAAAATCCTAAAAGCCTACCACGGAAATACCGACATAAACGGCTTTTGCAAGGTCGTAAGCCTTGATGAGATAGAGCAAAACGACTTCAACCTAAACATACCAAGATATGTAGTAGTAGAAGATGAAACCTTGCAAATTGACTACATCGAACTAAAAGAGCAAATAAGCAGCCTAAACGCCAAACTAGAACTCTCAAACGCCAAATTACAAGGATACCTAAAGGAGCTAGGATTATGA
- a CDS encoding AbiJ-NTD4 domain-containing protein, producing the protein MLYLKDNTLGLCNDSEYLDFLCKFFHPGIRKEESDWKIILEKINDLLKKDGYEFYISEVMPGRNVYDWKIYIENDQIFKPYSFRYKKIEETLGKKFREQVFQILNSYNSNFYKQDEFGYNSYYDYISLLEEEMLLFHKLEYYSNGIIKIAKNLEDFILNCEKLKLFDVIEIFHNLKKSDSFTEHINMQFKRFDIPYKFENNLIVANIEPPLKLSEIEIKENGLKVLVDKSNKLYEKGEIWLATQQIWAVFERLKTYYADYDDKRSEKSKSANKLINQISFNE; encoded by the coding sequence ATTCTTTATTTAAAAGATAACACTTTAGGCTTATGCAACGATAGTGAATATCTTGATTTTCTGTGTAAGTTTTTTCATCCTGGGATAAGAAAAGAAGAAAGTGATTGGAAAATAATTTTAGAAAAAATTAATGATTTGCTTAAAAAAGATGGATATGAATTTTATATAAGCGAAGTAATGCCCGGTAGAAATGTTTACGATTGGAAAATATATATAGAAAATGATCAAATTTTCAAACCTTATTCGTTTAGATATAAAAAAATTGAAGAAACATTAGGTAAAAAATTTAGAGAACAAGTTTTTCAAATATTGAATAGTTATAATAGCAATTTTTACAAACAAGATGAGTTTGGTTATAACTCTTATTACGATTATATTTCGTTGTTAGAAGAAGAAATGTTATTATTTCATAAATTAGAATATTACTCTAACGGTATTATAAAAATAGCAAAAAATTTAGAAGATTTTATTTTAAATTGCGAAAAGCTTAAGTTGTTTGATGTTATTGAAATTTTTCATAATCTGAAAAAGAGCGACAGCTTTACAGAACACATTAATATGCAGTTTAAGAGATTTGATATACCTTATAAATTTGAAAATAATTTAATAGTGGCAAATATTGAACCGCCTTTAAAACTAAGTGAAATTGAAATAAAAGAAAATGGCTTAAAGGTTTTAGTTGATAAATCAAATAAGTTATATGAAAAAGGTGAAATTTGGTTGGCAACTCAGCAAATTTGGGCTGTTTTTGAAAGATTAAAAACATATTATGCAGATTATGATGATAAACGCTCGGAAAAAAGTAAAAGTGCAAATAAGTTGATAAATCAAATAAGCTTTAACGAATAA